One stretch of Jiangella gansuensis DSM 44835 DNA includes these proteins:
- a CDS encoding NAD(P)H-binding protein, protein MTILVTGATASVGRLVVDHLLAHGAADVRALVKNPDRASLPDGVEVAVGYLGEPETMPAALKGVERMYLASYPDTAAEVLALAREAGVKHVVDLSGEPESWWYELVQAVEASGVAWTHLWPGEFMENSTMWAEQIRTSGQVRDAHPESANAAIAMDDVAAVAAAALLDESYIGKALPLTGPETLTRAARVALIGRALGREIPYVELSHEEAVAELTPSMGEFAAWYIDGEAELVDNPQPAVTTVADVLCRPATTFAEWAVTHADEFR, encoded by the coding sequence ATGACCATTCTCGTGACCGGAGCCACCGCAAGCGTCGGCCGCCTCGTCGTCGATCATCTCCTCGCCCACGGCGCCGCCGACGTGCGCGCCTTGGTCAAGAATCCGGACCGGGCGTCGTTGCCGGACGGCGTCGAGGTCGCCGTCGGCTATCTCGGTGAACCCGAGACCATGCCGGCTGCCCTGAAGGGCGTCGAGCGGATGTATCTCGCCTCCTACCCGGACACGGCCGCGGAGGTGCTGGCCCTCGCCCGCGAGGCGGGTGTCAAGCACGTCGTCGACCTGTCCGGGGAGCCGGAGAGCTGGTGGTACGAGTTGGTCCAGGCGGTGGAGGCGTCCGGCGTGGCGTGGACGCACCTGTGGCCGGGGGAGTTCATGGAGAACTCGACCATGTGGGCCGAGCAGATCCGCACCTCCGGCCAGGTCCGCGACGCCCACCCGGAGTCGGCGAACGCCGCCATCGCCATGGACGACGTCGCGGCCGTTGCCGCCGCGGCGCTGCTGGACGAGTCGTACATCGGCAAAGCCCTCCCCCTGACCGGCCCGGAGACGCTGACGCGCGCTGCGAGGGTCGCGCTGATCGGTCGGGCCCTGGGCCGCGAGATCCCTTACGTCGAGCTCAGCCACGAGGAGGCGGTCGCGGAGCTCACCCCGTCCATGGGCGAGTTCGCGGCGTGGTACATCGACGGTGAAGCCGAGCTGGTCGACAACCCCCAGCCGGCGGTCACCACCGTCGCCGACGTACTCTGCCGGCCGGCGACGACGTTCGCCGAGTGGGCGGTCACCCACGCCGACGAGTTCCGCTGA
- a CDS encoding GNAT family N-acetyltransferase produces the protein MAYAFEVRPLTPATWADLEDLFGLRGGSIVRGCWCMFYRKTGGSVSAAAAADNKRELRALVDGDGVTPGLVGYVDGAPAGWVSLGPREDYAKLRRSPIMKPVDDIPVWSIICTYVAKPFRGQGVQHRLLGAAIAHARGHGVRMLEAYPVDKPQRSHDDFMFFGSRSLYEKAGFTEVVRRSPTRLVMRRALRPARG, from the coding sequence ATGGCCTACGCGTTCGAGGTGCGGCCGCTCACGCCCGCGACCTGGGCGGACCTCGAGGACCTCTTCGGTCTGCGCGGCGGCTCGATCGTCCGCGGGTGCTGGTGCATGTTCTACCGGAAGACCGGCGGGTCGGTGAGTGCCGCCGCGGCGGCGGACAACAAGCGCGAACTGCGCGCTCTGGTCGACGGCGACGGCGTCACGCCCGGTCTGGTGGGCTACGTCGACGGCGCACCGGCGGGGTGGGTCAGCCTGGGCCCGCGCGAGGACTATGCGAAGCTACGCCGCTCCCCGATCATGAAGCCCGTCGACGACATTCCGGTCTGGTCGATCATCTGCACCTATGTCGCCAAGCCCTTCCGTGGCCAGGGCGTACAGCACCGGCTGCTCGGCGCCGCGATCGCTCATGCCCGGGGCCACGGTGTCCGCATGCTCGAGGCGTACCCGGTGGACAAGCCGCAACGCAGCCACGACGACTTCATGTTCTTCGGCTCCCGCTCGCTCTACGAGAAGGCCGGGTTCACCGAGGTGGTGCGGCGCTCGCCGACGCGGTTGGTCATGCGCCGCGCGCTGCGTCCGGCGCGCGGCTGA
- a CDS encoding helix-turn-helix transcriptional regulator encodes MRADRLVSLVLLLRQHGRLSAATLARELEVSTRTVLRDIEALSAAGVPVYAERGRHGGFALLPGFQAELTGLNHDEALALLVAGSRRGAQAFGLGSALASAMRKVVDALPESYRATAAGAAQRLLIDPETDLLSRRLIAEEVPDTVLAEVRRAVFAGHKLRIHYAAVNQAPKWRTVDPIGLVTVRDHGYLLATRAGADRTYRLSRVLAAEELPEPAQRPDRVDLDQAWQERSTRFRAGGDHVTVLVRLNPARREDLVGTALAVHAEEADADGWLRLEVTFQDSRHAGWALWQLATDAEALAPQWLRTSLRDRAAAIATCYGGPGVTSWA; translated from the coding sequence ATGCGTGCTGACCGGTTGGTATCGCTGGTGCTGTTGCTGCGGCAGCACGGCCGGCTGTCCGCGGCCACGCTGGCCCGCGAGCTGGAAGTGTCCACCCGCACCGTGCTGCGCGACATCGAGGCGTTGTCCGCGGCCGGCGTCCCGGTCTACGCCGAACGGGGCCGGCACGGCGGTTTCGCTTTGCTCCCCGGCTTCCAGGCCGAGCTCACCGGCCTGAACCACGACGAGGCACTTGCCCTGCTGGTCGCCGGATCGCGGCGCGGCGCGCAGGCATTCGGCCTCGGCTCGGCGCTCGCTTCGGCCATGCGCAAGGTGGTCGACGCGCTACCTGAAAGCTACCGGGCCACCGCGGCCGGCGCGGCCCAGCGATTGCTCATCGACCCGGAGACCGACCTCCTCTCGCGTCGGCTGATCGCTGAGGAGGTGCCTGACACCGTCCTGGCCGAGGTCCGGCGTGCGGTGTTCGCCGGACACAAGCTGCGCATCCACTACGCGGCTGTGAACCAGGCCCCGAAGTGGCGCACGGTCGACCCGATCGGCCTGGTCACGGTCCGCGACCATGGCTACTTGCTGGCCACGAGGGCTGGCGCGGATCGCACCTACCGGCTGTCCCGGGTCCTGGCCGCCGAGGAACTCCCCGAACCCGCACAGCGACCCGACCGGGTCGACCTGGACCAGGCCTGGCAGGAACGCAGCACGCGGTTTCGGGCCGGCGGCGACCACGTCACCGTGCTCGTACGACTGAATCCGGCGCGCCGGGAGGACCTGGTGGGCACCGCTCTGGCCGTCCACGCCGAGGAAGCCGACGCAGACGGCTGGCTGCGGCTCGAGGTGACCTTCCAGGATTCGAGACACGCTGGATGGGCGCTGTGGCAACTCGCCACGGACGCGGAGGCCCTGGCGCCGCAGTGGTTGCGCACCTCTCTGCGCGACCGCGCCGCCGCGATCGCCACCTGTTATGGCGGGCCTGGGGTGACGTCGTGGGCGTGA
- a CDS encoding Rid family hydrolase, with the protein MKRTVVNPWAWSAQMGYNQGEVVSGHTRTLYCSGQTAMNGDGKPQHAGDMAAQLALSLDNLEAVLGEAGMSLANLVRLNVYTTDVDRLFEHYGVLASRLGAAGVAPPTTMLGVTRLAIPVLMVELEATAVA; encoded by the coding sequence CTGAAGCGAACGGTCGTCAATCCGTGGGCGTGGTCGGCGCAGATGGGATACAACCAGGGGGAGGTCGTCTCCGGGCACACCCGAACCCTGTACTGCTCCGGGCAGACCGCGATGAACGGCGACGGCAAGCCCCAGCATGCGGGTGACATGGCTGCGCAGCTGGCGCTGAGCCTCGACAACCTGGAGGCCGTTCTCGGCGAGGCCGGTATGTCGCTTGCGAACCTTGTCCGGCTCAACGTCTACACCACCGACGTCGATCGGCTCTTCGAGCACTACGGCGTGCTGGCGTCGCGGTTGGGCGCCGCCGGGGTGGCACCGCCCACCACGATGCTCGGGGTGACACGGCTGGCGATCCCGGTCCTGATGGTCGAGCTCGAGGCAACCGCCGTCGCGTGA
- a CDS encoding DUF488 family protein, with protein MRSRRFRQSFGAPARAAGTAEYTRRYTTEILDRADLTTIVSALSSGGTAALLCVERDPEACHRSLIAQRLAERHRVTIEHLRPA; from the coding sequence ATGCGGTCTCGCCGATTCCGGCAGTCATTCGGTGCACCGGCACGAGCAGCAGGCACCGCCGAGTACACCCGCCGCTACACCACAGAGATCCTGGACCGCGCCGACCTGACGACGATCGTGTCGGCGCTGTCGAGCGGCGGGACCGCGGCGCTGCTCTGTGTCGAGCGCGACCCCGAAGCATGCCACCGCTCGCTCATCGCCCAGCGGCTGGCCGAGCGCCACCGCGTCACGATCGAGCACCTGCGTCCGGCCTGA
- the bcp gene encoding thioredoxin-dependent thiol peroxidase, translating to MTVTDSRLSPGDSAPEFSLPDADGATVSLSSYRGQRVVLYFYPAAMTPGCTKQACDFRDSLASLQAAGYAVVGISPDPPAKLVQFRDRDELTFPLLSDESRETLTAYGAFGEKQLYGKTVTGVIRSTFVIDADGRIEKAMYNVRATGHVAKLRRDLGLDAA from the coding sequence GTGACCGTGACTGACTCGCGACTCTCCCCGGGCGATTCCGCACCCGAGTTCTCCCTGCCCGACGCCGACGGCGCCACCGTGTCGCTGTCCTCCTACCGCGGGCAGCGGGTCGTCCTCTACTTCTACCCAGCCGCCATGACGCCCGGCTGCACCAAGCAGGCCTGCGACTTCCGCGACAGCCTCGCGTCGCTGCAGGCCGCCGGGTATGCCGTCGTGGGCATCTCTCCCGACCCGCCGGCCAAGCTGGTGCAGTTCCGCGACCGCGACGAGCTCACGTTCCCCCTGCTGTCCGACGAGAGCCGCGAGACGCTGACGGCCTACGGCGCGTTCGGTGAGAAGCAGCTCTACGGCAAGACGGTCACCGGTGTCATCCGCTCCACGTTCGTCATCGACGCCGACGGGCGCATCGAGAAGGCGATGTACAACGTGCGCGCCACGGGCCACGTCGCCAAGCTCCGGCGGGATCTCGGGCTCGACGCGGCGTGA
- a CDS encoding DUF3618 domain-containing protein, whose protein sequence is MSSIEPAPPVPGRHRQPVPLAPEVQAEIDRRPRSAAQIEQDITARTERLAANVDELTARLAPSRLVRDGVAGVKARVTTRDGNPRLEVLGALAGAVVVAGLLVWRARRR, encoded by the coding sequence GTGAGCTCGATCGAACCCGCCCCGCCGGTGCCTGGCCGTCACCGGCAGCCGGTGCCACTCGCGCCCGAGGTGCAGGCCGAGATCGACCGTCGTCCCCGCAGCGCCGCGCAGATCGAGCAGGACATCACGGCGCGCACCGAGCGGCTGGCCGCCAACGTCGACGAGCTGACCGCGCGGTTGGCGCCGTCGCGGCTGGTCAGGGACGGTGTAGCGGGCGTGAAAGCGCGGGTCACCACGCGGGACGGGAACCCCCGGCTGGAGGTTCTGGGCGCACTGGCCGGTGCTGTCGTGGTCGCCGGGCTCCTGGTGTGGCGGGCGCGGCGGCGCTGA
- a CDS encoding co-chaperone GroES, whose protein sequence is MLHDRVLVSLDGEEGERRSSAGIVIPATAAMGRRLAWARVVALGANVRTVEIGDRVLFDPDDKAEVEVRSETYVLLRERDLHAVASERLSDGQTGLYL, encoded by the coding sequence ATGCTGCACGATCGCGTCCTCGTCTCGCTCGACGGCGAGGAGGGCGAGCGCCGCTCGTCGGCCGGCATCGTCATCCCCGCCACGGCGGCCATGGGCCGCCGGCTGGCGTGGGCCCGGGTGGTGGCGCTCGGCGCCAACGTGCGCACCGTCGAGATCGGCGACCGCGTCTTGTTCGACCCGGACGACAAGGCCGAGGTCGAGGTCCGTAGCGAGACCTACGTGCTGCTGCGCGAGCGTGATCTGCACGCCGTCGCCTCCGAGCGCCTTTCCGACGGCCAGACCGGCCTGTACCTGTAG
- a CDS encoding FUSC family protein: protein MAGQPENSPRAHRAEEALEALAQRSRESAGTRLRRVRLTALPIVQSAVGAALAWWLATLPPIDHTQPFFAPIAALIVLGGGLGQRLPRVLELVGGVALGVLVGDLLVAWIGAGVVQIGVVVTLAMVVAVLVGGGPLIVTQAAASAVLVVAFVPPSDGTVINLDRFVDALVGGVVGLVISVVLLPLNPVSAARRQIDPLLTTLAELLEESAQALVGRDRAAATKALERARDTQADVDDMHSAMEGANEVARIAPVRWRERGHLGAYVDVAVPVDHMTRNVRVLCRHVISILQRNEPVPQEVPQSLRALAGALRLLRIDLDRGDEPRESRLSAVAAAQMATEALDHTGGFAGQVVIAQVRSLAVDALLATGLSRDEVQELLPGLPEGPVSYG, encoded by the coding sequence GTGGCTGGCCAGCCCGAGAACTCGCCGCGCGCCCACCGAGCCGAGGAGGCCCTGGAGGCGCTGGCGCAGCGTTCCCGCGAAAGTGCTGGCACCCGGTTGCGGCGGGTCCGTCTCACCGCGCTGCCCATCGTCCAGTCCGCCGTCGGTGCCGCGTTGGCCTGGTGGCTCGCCACGCTGCCGCCCATCGACCACACACAGCCGTTCTTCGCGCCCATCGCCGCGCTGATCGTCCTCGGCGGCGGCCTGGGGCAGCGGCTGCCCCGGGTGCTGGAGCTGGTCGGCGGGGTGGCGCTGGGTGTGCTGGTGGGCGACCTGCTGGTGGCGTGGATCGGGGCGGGGGTCGTCCAGATCGGCGTGGTCGTCACCTTGGCGATGGTGGTAGCCGTGCTGGTGGGCGGCGGGCCGTTGATCGTCACGCAGGCGGCGGCGTCAGCGGTCCTGGTGGTGGCGTTCGTACCGCCGTCCGACGGCACCGTGATCAACCTGGACCGCTTCGTCGATGCGCTGGTCGGTGGCGTCGTCGGGCTCGTCATCAGTGTGGTGCTGCTGCCGTTGAACCCCGTCTCGGCGGCGCGGAGGCAGATCGACCCGCTCCTCACGACGCTGGCGGAGCTGCTCGAGGAGTCCGCCCAGGCCCTCGTCGGCCGGGACCGCGCCGCCGCCACGAAGGCGCTGGAACGGGCCCGCGACACCCAGGCCGACGTCGACGACATGCACTCCGCCATGGAAGGGGCGAACGAGGTGGCCCGCATCGCGCCGGTGCGCTGGCGCGAACGCGGGCACCTGGGCGCCTACGTGGACGTCGCGGTGCCGGTGGACCACATGACCCGCAACGTGCGGGTGCTGTGCCGGCACGTGATCAGCATCCTGCAGCGCAACGAGCCGGTACCGCAGGAGGTGCCGCAGTCGCTGCGGGCGCTCGCCGGCGCGCTGCGCCTGCTGCGCATCGACCTGGACCGCGGCGACGAGCCCCGCGAGAGCCGGCTGTCGGCCGTCGCCGCGGCGCAGATGGCCACGGAGGCGCTGGACCACACCGGCGGGTTCGCCGGCCAGGTGGTGATCGCGCAGGTGCGCTCGCTCGCCGTGGACGCGTTGCTGGCGACCGGGCTGAGCCGGGACGAGGTACAGGAGCTGCTGCCGGGGCTGCCGGAAGGCCCGGTCAGCTACGGCTGA
- the ligD gene encoding non-homologous end-joining DNA ligase, translating into MAASKVTVDVEGRTLALSNLGKVLYPETGTTKGEVIQYYTHIAPVLLPHLADRPVTRKRWPNGVAEDSFFEKNAPRGTPSWVRTAELPSPGSTKDRDTVVYVMADDLATLVWLANLAVLEIHVPQWTVADGVATNPDRLVVDLDPGEPANIIQCCQVALLLGELFDEAGLPSYPKTSGSKGMQMYVPLDRGVTDDDVSAYARGLAQQLERDHPKLIISRMERAARGGKVFIDWSQNNAAKTTVAPYSVRGRSAPTVSTPVTWDEVEKAARSTAKTRLPLQFDIDDVLGRIDDDGDLLAPMLDQAHPLP; encoded by the coding sequence ATGGCTGCGAGCAAGGTCACCGTCGACGTCGAGGGACGCACGCTGGCGCTGAGCAACCTCGGCAAGGTGCTCTACCCGGAGACGGGGACCACCAAGGGCGAGGTCATCCAGTACTACACGCACATCGCGCCGGTGTTGCTTCCGCACCTGGCCGACCGGCCGGTCACCCGGAAGCGGTGGCCGAACGGCGTCGCCGAGGACAGCTTCTTCGAGAAGAACGCGCCACGGGGCACGCCATCATGGGTCCGGACGGCGGAGCTGCCGTCGCCGGGCAGCACGAAGGACCGCGACACCGTCGTCTACGTCATGGCCGACGACCTCGCCACCCTGGTCTGGCTGGCCAACCTGGCGGTGCTGGAGATCCACGTGCCGCAGTGGACGGTCGCCGACGGCGTCGCCACTAATCCCGACCGGCTCGTGGTCGACCTCGACCCCGGCGAGCCGGCGAACATCATCCAGTGCTGCCAGGTGGCGCTGCTGCTCGGTGAGCTCTTCGACGAGGCCGGGCTGCCGTCGTACCCCAAGACGAGCGGGTCGAAGGGGATGCAGATGTACGTTCCCCTGGACCGTGGTGTCACCGACGACGACGTCAGCGCCTACGCGCGCGGCCTGGCTCAGCAGCTGGAGCGCGACCACCCGAAGCTGATCATCTCGCGGATGGAACGCGCGGCCCGCGGCGGCAAGGTGTTCATCGACTGGAGCCAGAACAACGCCGCGAAGACGACTGTGGCGCCGTACTCCGTGCGCGGCCGGTCGGCGCCGACGGTGTCCACGCCGGTCACCTGGGACGAGGTGGAGAAGGCGGCACGGTCGACGGCGAAGACCAGGCTGCCGCTGCAGTTCGACATCGACGACGTCCTGGGCCGCATCGACGACGACGGCGACCTGCTCGCCCCGATGCTCGACCAGGCCCATCCCCTCCCATGA
- a CDS encoding phosphotransferase family protein, whose translation MISEVRTALARQLPGYEVRSVTRLGSGLDNVAYDVNGELVVRGAPDGGDAEREAALLAYVGTVSPLPTPEPVFVDGGLLAYRRLPGVPLNQSPAVPVSALAEPLARFLAALHRVPVDDVAALVPVDDAPLTVWLEEAAATYPDVAGAVPEPLRPRIEAFLASTAPDPPPSRVFCHNDLGTEHVLVDAATSTVTGVIDWSDAAIADPAHDFGRLLRDLGPDVFAAIVNLYTDRFGGRADDDLRLRAVFYARCTVLEDIAYGLADGPRRYAELGLRHLDWTFAGDEPTAL comes from the coding sequence GTGATCTCGGAAGTTCGGACGGCGCTGGCCCGGCAGTTGCCCGGGTACGAGGTGCGTTCGGTGACGCGGCTCGGTTCGGGCCTGGACAACGTCGCCTATGACGTCAACGGCGAGCTGGTGGTGCGGGGCGCGCCCGACGGCGGCGACGCGGAGCGCGAGGCCGCGCTGCTGGCCTACGTCGGCACGGTGTCGCCGCTGCCGACGCCCGAGCCGGTGTTCGTCGACGGCGGACTGCTGGCGTACCGGCGGCTGCCGGGAGTGCCGCTGAACCAGAGCCCGGCGGTGCCGGTGTCAGCGCTGGCCGAGCCGCTGGCGAGGTTCCTCGCGGCGCTACACAGAGTGCCGGTCGACGACGTCGCGGCGCTGGTGCCGGTCGACGACGCGCCGCTGACGGTCTGGCTGGAGGAGGCCGCGGCCACCTATCCGGACGTCGCCGGCGCCGTGCCGGAGCCGCTGCGTCCGCGGATCGAGGCCTTCCTGGCGTCGACGGCGCCGGACCCGCCGCCGTCGCGCGTCTTCTGCCACAACGACCTGGGCACCGAACACGTGCTCGTCGACGCCGCGACGTCCACCGTCACCGGCGTCATCGACTGGTCCGACGCCGCGATCGCCGACCCCGCGCACGACTTCGGCCGCTTGCTCCGCGACCTCGGGCCGGACGTGTTCGCGGCGATCGTGAACCTGTACACCGACAGGTTCGGCGGGCGCGCCGACGACGACCTGCGCCTGCGGGCGGTCTTCTACGCGCGGTGCACCGTGCTCGAGGACATCGCCTACGGCCTCGCCGACGGGCCACGCCGTTACGCCGAGCTGGGCCTGCGGCACCTGGACTGGACCTTCGCCGGCGACGAACCCACGGCGCTGTAG
- a CDS encoding GNAT family N-acetyltransferase — protein sequence MAQGNRQVVLDRTDGVESDVLGGQRREFGAHVLHVLPVDLVPAGDVAPASVDASAMDGEVAAAALDDDEPGVVFGGERAPSWGRLRRGDVEFRLSFQIVADELRIAPAEPDPARPRIMPVDETLIRPATEARLSELDVAGSSPLPSLVHDWVWGWSMCRDLPEPRTEPDGYRLEVGRQEQRVRFVMTDLAAASARAQAPAEPGTWLKIIAHREQAISALNARWTVAEPEFLMSAPIGPGRAPDIDGYTSRITDLGRFREVAVHARDGMRAASGRVAVHGDAAVIDQVETDSAHRRRGLGRLVMASLCSVARDERATRGVLVATTDGRGLYEALGWTVDSDVVTAKAAIGPGAS from the coding sequence GTGGCACAGGGCAATCGCCAGGTTGTGCTCGACCGCACCGACGGTGTCGAGAGCGACGTGCTCGGTGGTCAACGGCGGGAATTCGGCGCGCATGTTCTCCACGTGCTGCCAGTCGATCTCGTGCCAGCCGGGGATGTCGCGCCGGCGTCCGTCGACGCGTCCGCGATGGACGGCGAGGTCGCTGCAGCGGCACTCGATGACGACGAGCCGGGCGTGGTGTTCGGCGGCGAGCGTGCCCCATCGTGGGGCCGTCTCCGGCGGGGGGACGTCGAGTTCCGGTTATCATTTCAGATCGTGGCCGACGAGTTGCGCATCGCGCCGGCAGAGCCCGATCCAGCACGTCCTCGGATCATGCCAGTGGACGAAACGCTTATCCGGCCAGCCACGGAAGCGCGACTGAGCGAGCTGGACGTCGCGGGATCTTCACCGTTGCCCTCGCTGGTGCACGACTGGGTGTGGGGCTGGTCCATGTGCCGGGACCTGCCCGAGCCGCGCACCGAGCCCGACGGCTATCGCCTCGAGGTCGGCAGACAGGAGCAGCGAGTCCGCTTCGTCATGACAGACCTGGCCGCAGCATCAGCCCGTGCGCAGGCACCCGCCGAACCAGGCACCTGGCTGAAGATCATCGCTCATCGCGAGCAGGCGATATCCGCGCTGAACGCGAGATGGACCGTAGCCGAGCCAGAGTTCCTGATGAGTGCCCCGATCGGCCCGGGCCGCGCTCCGGACATCGACGGCTACACATCGCGGATCACCGACCTAGGTCGCTTCCGTGAGGTCGCGGTTCATGCGCGCGACGGCATGCGAGCCGCGTCCGGCCGCGTGGCCGTCCATGGCGACGCAGCGGTGATCGATCAGGTCGAGACGGATAGCGCGCACCGACGGCGTGGACTCGGGCGCCTGGTCATGGCCAGCCTGTGCTCGGTGGCGCGAGACGAGCGCGCGACGCGCGGGGTCCTCGTCGCGACGACGGACGGCCGCGGGCTCTACGAAGCACTCGGCTGGACCGTCGACTCCGACGTCGTCACCGCGAAGGCGGCGATCGGACCAGGCGCCTCCTAA
- a CDS encoding DUF3467 domain-containing protein, protein MANQPERREYDIEIPTDVEPGTYADFASIWHTADSFVLDFAVLKRPPKPTVADDGSRVVKVPTRVVTRVRVPPSQVFEIMKGLEKQLSMWERSHGVRRRSPEDS, encoded by the coding sequence ATGGCCAACCAGCCCGAGCGCCGCGAGTACGACATCGAGATCCCGACCGATGTCGAGCCCGGCACCTATGCCGATTTCGCTTCCATCTGGCACACCGCCGACTCATTCGTCCTGGACTTCGCCGTGTTGAAGCGGCCACCCAAGCCCACGGTGGCCGACGACGGCAGCCGGGTGGTGAAGGTCCCGACCCGGGTGGTGACTCGGGTGCGGGTGCCACCGAGCCAGGTGTTCGAGATCATGAAGGGCCTCGAGAAGCAGCTCAGCATGTGGGAGCGCAGTCACGGTGTCCGTCGTCGCTCGCCCGAGGATTCCTGA
- a CDS encoding DUF3592 domain-containing protein has translation MDNGLRIVIGLAGLIGAGWSALRVVRTRRRGRPADAVVTESKLVHRAGAQGARSSRWVSTVHYEDDDGAERVSALPGKYQVGETVQVVYLPEHSAEVSRRGGGSFNEAFAVLGVTAAAIALTLLM, from the coding sequence GTGGACAACGGGCTGCGGATCGTCATCGGTCTGGCGGGCCTGATCGGTGCCGGCTGGTCGGCGCTGCGGGTGGTGCGGACGCGGCGGCGGGGCCGCCCGGCAGACGCCGTCGTGACGGAGTCGAAGCTGGTGCATCGGGCCGGTGCTCAGGGCGCGCGCAGTAGCCGCTGGGTCTCCACCGTGCATTACGAGGACGACGACGGCGCCGAGCGGGTGTCGGCGTTGCCGGGGAAGTACCAGGTGGGCGAGACGGTCCAGGTGGTGTATCTGCCGGAGCACTCCGCCGAGGTGTCGAGGCGGGGCGGCGGGTCGTTCAACGAGGCATTCGCGGTGCTCGGCGTGACGGCTGCGGCGATCGCTCTCACGCTGCTGATGTAG
- a CDS encoding CsbD family protein — protein MGADDKVKNTAENLAGKAKEAVGKATDDESTEAEGKTDQSKSDLKQAGENVKDAFKR, from the coding sequence ATGGGCGCCGATGACAAGGTCAAGAACACCGCTGAGAACCTTGCTGGCAAGGCCAAAGAGGCGGTCGGCAAGGCCACGGACGACGAGAGCACCGAGGCCGAGGGCAAGACCGACCAGTCCAAGTCCGACCTCAAGCAGGCAGGCGAGAACGTGAAGGACGCGTTCAAGCGCTGA
- a CDS encoding MarR family winged helix-turn-helix transcriptional regulator has product MAETRWLDDAEQTAWRSYLRMNTVLTAALSRQLQNDTTLSLPDFEVLVHLTDVDDGRLRVSELARAMRWEKSRLSHQVTRMQRRGLVAREECPSDGRGAFVVLTDEGRATIEAAAPSHVDSVRRLFFDTITADEVTALTAISQRVIERVEANDACPS; this is encoded by the coding sequence ATGGCAGAGACACGATGGCTGGACGACGCCGAGCAGACGGCGTGGCGGAGCTACCTGCGCATGAACACGGTGCTCACCGCGGCCCTGAGCCGGCAGCTCCAGAACGACACCACCCTGTCGCTGCCGGACTTCGAAGTGCTCGTCCACCTCACCGACGTCGACGACGGCAGGCTGCGCGTCTCCGAGCTGGCCCGCGCCATGCGATGGGAGAAGAGCCGCCTGTCGCACCAGGTCACGCGCATGCAGCGGCGCGGGCTGGTGGCGCGGGAAGAGTGCCCCAGCGACGGCCGCGGCGCGTTCGTCGTCCTCACCGACGAGGGCCGCGCCACGATCGAGGCCGCCGCACCGTCGCACGTCGACTCCGTCCGCCGGCTCTTCTTCGACACCATCACCGCCGACGAGGTCACGGCGCTGACCGCCATCTCGCAACGGGTCATCGAACGCGTGGAGGCCAACGACGCCTGCCCGTCGTGA
- a CDS encoding YceI family protein, with protein MTTTTDFTQLTGDYTIDASHTRIGFVARHAMVTKVRGAFNEFDGGFHIDGEDPSRSTAKVVIKAASIDTRNEQRDGHLRTNDFLEIETYPEITFVSTSVEQIDETTFRVTGDLTIKDVTRPVSVDFDYHGSAVDPFGNARVGFEGSVVINRKDFNVTWNAPLEAGGVLVSEKVTLEFEVSAIKSA; from the coding sequence ATGACCACGACGACTGACTTCACCCAGCTGACCGGCGACTACACGATCGACGCCAGCCACACCCGCATCGGTTTCGTCGCCCGGCACGCGATGGTGACCAAGGTCCGCGGCGCCTTCAACGAGTTCGACGGCGGCTTCCACATCGACGGTGAGGACCCGAGCAGGTCCACCGCGAAGGTCGTCATCAAGGCCGCCAGCATCGACACGCGCAACGAGCAGCGTGACGGTCACCTGCGGACCAACGACTTCCTCGAGATCGAGACCTACCCGGAGATCACGTTCGTCTCCACGTCTGTCGAGCAGATCGACGAGACGACGTTCCGCGTCACCGGCGACCTGACCATCAAGGACGTCACCCGCCCGGTCTCGGTCGACTTCGATTACCACGGCTCGGCCGTCGACCCGTTCGGCAACGCCCGGGTGGGCTTCGAGGGCTCCGTCGTCATCAACCGCAAGGACTTCAACGTCACCTGGAACGCCCCGCTCGAGGCCGGCGGCGTGCTCGTCAGCGAGAAGGTCACGCTGGAGTTCGAGGTGTCCGCGATCAAGTCGGCCTGA